One Pecten maximus chromosome 16, xPecMax1.1, whole genome shotgun sequence DNA window includes the following coding sequences:
- the LOC117344570 gene encoding uncharacterized protein LOC117344570 has product MENGSKANDSDGSRLSDVQLVDLIYPPVLIVTGVTFNILIIVVMRTRFFNEQSTSVFMTMGAANDTLSLLVSMLTHWLYVAFPGVYNKEKAGWICKFLDFYGWGNCDLGILITTSMTIDRAFAISFPLRMASGNNIKRAKITVVCMTLIVVAKEFHFLIGSEMVDPDQTERLCNVFTTTAAYTYFWEIVWPWLHFSFLLVCFAIMSISNGILIYFVWKSSKNLKTSDSKIAKRLGASPRASIWPHQKVDQKWRTITPMLIGESCALLLLTFPFTVQTFFSEYSPTFYHKIQPKLLFSVTFYMLYTNKCITFIIYLVTGSRFRQALKESAIICFKGKNALRRKRFREHFVNNVNIGKSVSEGKPDSSPSNKSSVQIKRAEQLNDDTNVINTYL; this is encoded by the coding sequence ATGGAAAACGGAAGTAAAGCCAACGATTCAGACGGGTCCAGATTGTCTGATGTCCAACTGGTCGACCTCATTTATCCGCCAGTCCTTATCGTGACTGGAGTCACGTTCAATATCCTAATTATTGTTGTCATGCGCACTCGGTTCTTCAACGAACAGTCCACTTCCGTTTTTATGACTATGGGAGCTGCCAATGATACCCTGAGCCTTTTGGTTTCCATGCTAACACACTGGTTATACGTCGCATTTCCGGGAGTCTACAACAAGGAGAAGGCTGGATGGATTTGTAAATTTCTAGATTTTTATGGATGGGGAAATTGTGACTTGGGAATTTTGATCACTACATCTATGACAATAGATCGCGCATTCGCGATCAGCTTTCCATTACGAATGGCAAGCGGGAACAACATCAAACGCGCCAAAATAACCGTGGTTTGTATGACGCTGATTGTTGTAGCTAAAGAGTTCCACTTTCTTATTGGTTCTGAAATGGTCGACCCGGATCAAACGGAACGTCTGTGTAATGTTTTTACAACCACAGCAGCTTACACGTATTTCTGGGAGATTGTCTGGCCGTGGCTCCATTTCTCATTTCTGTTGGTTTGTTTTGCTATAATGAGCATAAGTAATGGTATACTCATATATTTTGTGTGGAAATCATCTAAGAATTTAAAGACAAGTGattcaaaaattgcaaaaaggCTAGGAGCGTCACCACGTGCATCAATTTGGCCACATCAAAAGGTTGATCAAAAATGGCGAACTATTACGCCTATGTTAATAGGAGAGTCGTGCGCGTTGTTACTTTTGACATTTCCGTTTACAGTCCAAACGTTCTTTTCCGAGTACAGCCCTACTTTCTATCATAAAATCCAGCCGAAACTGTTGTTTTCTGTGACGTTTTACATGctgtatacaaacaaatgtataacatttataatatatttagttACCGGGTCAAGATTCCGACAAGCTCTTAAAGAATCTgctattatttgttttaaagggAAAAATGCTCTTCGGAGAAAAAGATTTCGAGAACACTTTGTCAATAATGTGAATATCGGTAAATCTGTATCTGAAGGGAAACCCGATTCAAGTCCATCGAATAAATCATCAGTTCAAATTAAACGTGCAGAACAATTAAATGATGATACCAATGTCATCAATACATACCTTTAA